A segment of the Pelorhabdus rhamnosifermentans genome:
GAAGACGATTTTGACAAACAATTTGCAGTAAATGTGAAAGGTACTTTCTTTGCTTGCCAGCAAGCTATGAAACACATGGAGAACAACGGGAGAATAGTGAACTTTTCGACGTCCGTAACAGGGCAAATGTTTCCGGCGTACAGCGTATATGCTGGTACAAAAGGTGCGGTTGAACAATTCACCCGTCAACTTGCAAAGGAATTCGGCTCTAAGCAAATTACAATTAACGCAGTGGCTCCAGGGCCTGTAAACACTGAGCTTTTTAAGATAGGGAAAACAGAACAGCAAATCGACGCTATGAAAAAGATGAATGCTTTTGGTCGAATCGGTGAACCTGAAGATATCGCGAATGTCATTGAATTTCTAGTAAGCGATAAATCACAATGGGTAACTGGTCAAACCCTGCGTGTAAATGGTGGATTTATTTAAACAAGTTTAAAAAACAAAAAAGGGTTGTCGCACTAATTTTTAGTGCGACAACCCTTTTTTGTTTTGCTTAAG
Coding sequences within it:
- a CDS encoding SDR family oxidoreductase, which gives rise to MKILDGKVAIITGSSRGIGRIVAEQLADLGAKVVINYSSNRQKAVEVVEGIIKKGGKAVAHHADLSKLSDVKELFTKTIDEFGKVDILINNAGLMITKPLSDVTEDDFDKQFAVNVKGTFFACQQAMKHMENNGRIVNFSTSVTGQMFPAYSVYAGTKGAVEQFTRQLAKEFGSKQITINAVAPGPVNTELFKIGKTEQQIDAMKKMNAFGRIGEPEDIANVIEFLVSDKSQWVTGQTLRVNGGFI